One genomic window of Monodelphis domestica isolate mMonDom1 chromosome 1, mMonDom1.pri, whole genome shotgun sequence includes the following:
- the SEMA4G gene encoding semaphorin-4G → MWEGLGSLLLCLLMVSSAPGPPPRRPARELDATPRTTIPYEELSEARHFGGRAHNYSTLLLEEASGRLLVGARGALFSLNAQDIGDGTHREIRWEASPETQSECVRKGRNNQTECFNHVRFLQRLNATHLYACGTHAFQPLCAAIDSEAFTLPRSFEEGKEKCPYDPARGYTGLIIDGGLYTATRYEFRSIPDIRRSRHPRSLRTEESPLHWLNDAEFVFSVLIRESEASTVGDDDKVYYFFTERATEEGSGFSQSRGHRVARVARVCKGDLGGKKILQKKWTSFLKARLACHVPLYETLRSVCSLDGGAWAHTRFYAAFSLAAQWRTLEASAICRYDLSDIQASFSGPYMEYLDGTRRWGRYDGAVPEPRPGSCITDGLRRRGYNSSQDLPSPVLDFVKLHPLMARGVGPARGRPLLLKRNARYTRLVGTPVTVPAGPTYDVLFLGTVDGWIHKAVVLGLGMHIIEEAQAFLEPQPVESLVISAAQHSLYVGAPGGVVQMPLSRCSRYSSCYDCILARDPYCGWDPRGRGCREAAVAPNRTALIQDMERGNRGCEGGADTGPHLPPRNRSVLRGDDVLLPCDQPSNLARASWLLNGSRVLMDGRDGYRVGVDGLLVMDTRPEQSGHYSCYAEENGLRTLLASYGLTVQPILSAPALAPGPPPPSHGAHLSPDVRLLYVLIIAALGGLCLVLASMLLYVVCLRGSGRRRKYSLARGTGRAGGSAVQLQTVSGQCPGDEDEGEEGTDRAGGPEGGGLRIIPGEGTPAPPPPPPPPPPAELSNGLAALPSRLRRMNGNSYVLLQQSEDRAPTLPCSFTEELSRILEKRKHTQLVERLDESSV, encoded by the exons ATGTGGGAGGGGCTCGGGTCCCTCCTGCTGTGCCTCCTTATGGTTTCTTCTGCCCCTGGGCCTCCGCCCCGGAGACCGGCCAGAGAGCTGGACGCCACGCCAAGGACAACTATCCCTTATGAAG AGCTCTCGGAGGCCCGACACTTTGGGGGTCGTGCCCACAATTATTCTACATTGCTGCTGGAAGAAGCGTCAGGGAGGTTGCTTGTGGGGGCACGTGGGGCTTTGTTCTCTCTTAATGCCCAAGACATCGGAGATGGAACCCATCGTGAG ATCCGGTGGGAAGCATCCCCGGAGACTCAGAGTGAATGTGTGCGGAAGGGAAGAAATAACCAG ACGGAGTGCTTCAACCATGTCCGGTTCCTGCAGCGTCTGAATGCGACCCATCTCTATGCTTGTGGGACTCACGCCTTCCAGCCTCTCTGTGCTGCCATC GATTCCGAAGCCTTCACTTTACCTCGTAGctttgaggaggggaaggagaagtgTCCCTACGACCCAGCCAGGGGCTACACCGGGCTGATCATCG ATGGAGGCCTCTACACCGCCACGAGGTACGAGTTCCGGAGCATACCTGACATTCGTAGGAGCCGCCATCCCCGTTCCCTACGAACGGAGGAGTCCCCCCTTCATTGGCTCAATG ATGCAGAGTTCGTATTTTCCGTCCTCATCCGGGAAAGCGAGGCCAGCACTGTGGGAGATGACGACAAAGTCTATTATTTCTTCACGGAACGTGCCACAGAGGAAGGCAGCGGCTTCTCCCAGAGCAGGGGGCACCGGGTGGCCCGTGTCGCCCGAGTGTGCAAG GGCGACCTGGGTGGGAAGAAAATCCTCCAGAAGAAGTGGACGTCTTTCCTGAAGGCCCGGCTGGCGTGTCACGTCCCTCTATATGAGACCCTGCGCAGTGTCTGCAGCCTGGATGGGGGGGCCTGGGCCCACACGCGCTTCTATGCCGCATTTAGCCTGGCTGCTCAATG GAGGACCCTGGAGGCCTCGGCCATCTGCCGCTATGATCTGTCAGACATCCAGGCATCCTTCTCTGGCCCCTATATGGAGTACCTGGACGGCACCCGGCGCTGGGGTCGATACGACGGGGCTGTGCCAGAGCCGCGGCCAGGCTCG TGCATCACGGACGGCCTTCGAAGGCGGGGCTACAACTCCTCCCAGGACCTGCCCTCCCCGGTCCTGGACTTTGTGAAGCTGCACCCGCTCATGGCCCGGGGCGTGGGGCCGGCCCGAGGGCGGCCCCTCCTGCTCAAGCGCAACGCTCGCTACACTCGGCTGGTGGGGACCCCCGTCACGGTGCCTGCTGGTCCGACTTACGACGTGCTCTTCCTGGGGACAG TTGACGGCTGGATCCACAAAGCCGTAGTCTTGGGCCTGGGTATGCACATCATCGAGGAAGCCCAGGCGTTCCTGGAGCCGCAGCCTGTGGAGAGCCTGGTCATCTCAGCTGCCCAG CACAGCCTGTACGTGGGGGCCCCTGGAGGGGTTGTCCAGATGCCGCTGTCCCGCTGCTCCCGGTATAGCTCCTGCTACGATTGTATCCTGGCCCGGGACCCCTACTGTGGCTGGGATCCCAGGGGCCGGGGCTGCCGGGAAGCCGCCGTGGCACCCAACAG GACGGCTCTGATCCAAGACATGGAGAGAGGCAACCGAGGCTGTGAGGGCGGCGCCGATACAG GACCACACTTGCCACCCAGGAACCGGTCTGTGCTGAGAGGGGACGATGTACTCCTGCCCTGTGACCAGCCGTCCAATCTGGCCCGGGCCTCGTGGCTACTCAATGGGAGCCGGGTGCTGATGGACGGGAGGGATGGCTACCGTGTTGGTGTGGATGGTCTGTTGGTGATGGACACCCGGCCGGAGCAAAGCGGCCACTACAGTTGTTATGCCGAGGAGAATGGGCTCCGCACTCTGCTGGCCTCCTACGGCCTCACGGTGCAACCGATCCTCTCCGCCCCAGCCCTGGCCCCGGGCCCGCCCCCCCCTTCCCATGGTGCCCACCTGAGTCCGGACGTTCGCCTCCTCTACGTGTTGATCATTGCGGCCCTGGGTGGCCTCTGCCTCGTTCTGGCCTCCATGCTCCTCTACGTGGTCTGCCTTAGAGGGAGTGGCCGTCGCCGCAAATATTCACTGGCCAGAGGTACGGGCCGGGCAGGCGGCTCTGCCGTCCAGCTGCAGACCGTCTCTGGTCAGTGCCCGGGGGACGAGGATGAAGGAGAAGAGGGGACCGATCGGGCAGGAGGCCCTGAAGGCGGTGGCCTTCGGATAATTCCTGGGGAGGGGACCCCAGCGCCTCCCCCCCCTCCGCCCCCGCCTCCCCCAGCGGAGCTGTCCAATGGGCTGGCCGCCCTCCCCAGCCGCCTGAGGAGGATGAACGGCAACAGTTACGTATTGCTGCAGCAGAGCGAGGACCGGGCTCCGACTCTGCCTTGCTCCTTCACCGAGGAGCTCAGCCGAATCCTGGAGAAGCGGAAGCACACACAGCTGGTGGAGAGGCTGGATGAGAGCTCCGTCTAA
- the MRPL43 gene encoding 39S ribosomal protein L43, mitochondrial isoform X2, protein MTARGSASRFLGSVLHNGLGRYVQQLQRLSLRVSRDSPASRGAREFVEQHVMDFARRNPGVVLYVTAKKCHVPRVVAEYLIQ, encoded by the exons ATGACGGCCCGCGGCTCTGCGAGCCGCTTCCTGGGCAGCGTCTTACACAACGGATTGGGACGCTACGTGCAGCAGCTGCAACGCCTCAGCCTGAGGGTCAGCCGCGACTCACCTGCGTCCCGCGGAGCCAG GGAGTTTGTGGAGCAGCATGTGATGGACTTTGCGCGGAGAAACCCGGGGGTAGTGCTCTACGTGACCGCCAAGAAATGCCACGTGCCGCGGGTGGTGGCGGAATATC tGATTCAGTGA
- the TWNK gene encoding twinkle mtDNA helicase isoform X1, whose amino-acid sequence MQFFPQSGSFWRVLLTFRWPVIWLGYRGFPWGSFLGPPHRPYRKEVLPAPEAPVVLVTATEIRQYLRAQGIPFQDGHSCLRTPSPFLSPVGSEAENWTEGSPHSLFIDKTTGHFLCTGSLAEGNWEDFQASVEGGAAGSWVSEGKGNEALGNQNEDVLRIWERAVPLAELPEQEDIQMTRAMFNLAKVSDATLKRFQVRYLRAARSLVFPWFSPGGLSLRGLKLLKAEGKGDGVCYLETTLPRPSAYHNLFGLPLISRRDVEVVLTGRELDSLALHQATGLPTLALPRGLACLPPTLLPYLEQFRRIVLWLGDDLRAWEAAKLFARKLNPKRCSLVRPGDQHPRPLEALTQGLNLQKILKGALPAGHKSIVSFRQLREEVLGELSNVEQVAGVRWGRYPDLNRLLKGHRKGELTVFTGPTGSGKTTFISEYALDLCTQGVNTLWGSFEISNVRLARIMLTQFVMGRLEEKLEEYDKWADRFEDLALYFMTFHGQQNIRTVIDTMKHAVYVYDICHVIIDNLQFMMGQEQLSSDRIAVQDYIVGAFRKFATDNSCHVTLVIHPRKEDGDKELQTASIFGSAKASQEADNVLILQDKKLATGPGKRYLQVAKNRFDGDVGVFPLEFNKSSLTFSPPAKGKSRLKKVKDENELDPKKPPSSKGREASGRQKDKAQPPLS is encoded by the exons ATGCAGTTCTTTCCCCAAAGTGGGTCCTTCTGGCGGGTCCTGCTGACCTTTCGGTGGCCTGTAATATGGCTGGGATACAGAGGCTTCCCCTGGGGGTCTTTCCTTGGCCCTCCCCATCGGCCCTATCGGAAGGAGGTTCTTCCAGCCCCTGAAGCCCCAGTGGTGCTTGTCACTGCCACTGAGATAAGGCAGTACCTTCGAGCCCAGGGTATCCCCTTCCAGGATGGGCACAGCTGCCTGCGTACACCCAGCCCCTTCCTGAGCCCAGTGGGCTCTGAGGCAGAGAACTGGACTGAGGGGAGCCCCCATAGTCTTTTCATAGACAAGACCACAGGCCATTTCCTCTGTACTGGCAGCTTGGCCGAGGGCAACTGGGAGGACTTCCAGGCATCTGTGGAGGGTGGTGCTGCTGGGTCCTGGGTGAGTGAGGGTAAAGGAAATGAAGCTCTAGGCAACCAGAATGAAGACGTACTGAGGATCTGGGAGCGAGCAGTGCCACTGGCCGAACTGCCTGAACAAGAAGACATTCAGATGACCCGAGCAATGTTCAACCTGGCCAAGGTGTCTGATGCCACCCTGAAGCGATTCCAAGTTCGATATCTTCGAGCTGCCAGAAGTTTGGTGTTTCCATGGTTCTCCCCTGGGGGTTTGAGTCTCCGGGGATTGAAGCTGCTGAAGGCAGAAGGCAAAGGGGATGGTGTCTGCTATTTGGAGACCACCCTGCCTCGACCCAGTGCCTACCATAACCTATTTGGGCTGCCATTGATTAGCCGGAGGGATGTAGAGGTGGTGTTGACAGGGCGGGAGTTGGATAGCCTGGCTTTACATCAGGCCACAGGGTTGCCCACTCTAGCATTACCCCGAGGATTAGCCTGTTTGCCTCCTACTCTACTCCCTTACCTGGAACAATTCCGACGAATTGTGTTATGGCTGGGTGATGACTTACGGGCTTGGGAAGCTGCCAAATTGTTTGCCCGAAAACTGAACCCCAAACGATGCTCCTTGGTTCGGCCAGGAGACCAGCATCCCCGCCCTCTGGAAGCTCTGACTCAAGGCTTAAATTTGCAAAAAATACTAAAAGGAGCTCTGCCTGCTGGCCACAAGTCTATAGTGTCTTTCCGGCAACTGAGGGAAGAAGTCCTAGGAGAACTATCTAATGTGGAACAAGTGGCTGGAGTGCGCTGGGGACGCTACCCTGACCTCAACCGACTTTTGAAAGGCCATCGAAAGGGTGAACTAACTGTCTTCACAG GACCAACAGGCAGTGGGAAGACAACATTCATCAGTGAATATGCATTGGACCTGTGTACACAGGGTGTGAATACACTGTGGGGTAGCTTTGAAATCAGCAATGTGCGACTGGCCAGGATCATGCTGACCCAATTTGTCATGGGGCGTCTAGAGGAAAAGCTGGAAGAGTATGACAAGTGGGCTGACCGCTTTGAAGACTTGGCACTATATTTTATGACCTTTCATGGACAGCAGAATATCAG GACTGTGATAGACACAATGAAACATGCTGTTTATGTCTATGATATCTGCCATGTGATCATTGACAACTTGCAGTTCATGATGGGGCAAGAGCAACTATCTTCAGACAG AATTGCAGTCCAGGACTACATTGTAGGAGCCTTCCGAAAGTTTGCCACCGACAATAGCTGCCACGTGACCCTGGTCATTCACCCCCGGAAAGAagatggtgacaaagaactgcaAACAGCATCCATTTTTGGTTCAGCCAAG GCCAGCCAGGAAGCTGACAATGTGTTGATCCTTCAGGACAAGAAGCTGGCAACAGGTCCAGGAAAACGCTACCTACAGGTGGCTAAGAACCGCTTTGATGGAGATGTAGGTGTCTTCCCCCTGGAATTCAATAAGAGCTCACTGACATTTTCACCCCCAGCCAAGGGCAAGTCTCGCCTCAAGAAGGTCAAAGATGAGAATGAACTAGACCCCAAAAAGCCCCCTTCCAGTAAAGGGAGAGAAGCATCTGGCAGGCAGAAGGACAAAGCCCAGCCCCCTCTCTCCTGA
- the TWNK gene encoding twinkle mtDNA helicase isoform X2 produces the protein MEFCFRGPTGSGKTTFISEYALDLCTQGVNTLWGSFEISNVRLARIMLTQFVMGRLEEKLEEYDKWADRFEDLALYFMTFHGQQNIRTVIDTMKHAVYVYDICHVIIDNLQFMMGQEQLSSDRIAVQDYIVGAFRKFATDNSCHVTLVIHPRKEDGDKELQTASIFGSAKASQEADNVLILQDKKLATGPGKRYLQVAKNRFDGDVGVFPLEFNKSSLTFSPPAKGKSRLKKVKDENELDPKKPPSSKGREASGRQKDKAQPPLS, from the exons ATGGAGTTTTGCTTCCGAG GACCAACAGGCAGTGGGAAGACAACATTCATCAGTGAATATGCATTGGACCTGTGTACACAGGGTGTGAATACACTGTGGGGTAGCTTTGAAATCAGCAATGTGCGACTGGCCAGGATCATGCTGACCCAATTTGTCATGGGGCGTCTAGAGGAAAAGCTGGAAGAGTATGACAAGTGGGCTGACCGCTTTGAAGACTTGGCACTATATTTTATGACCTTTCATGGACAGCAGAATATCAG GACTGTGATAGACACAATGAAACATGCTGTTTATGTCTATGATATCTGCCATGTGATCATTGACAACTTGCAGTTCATGATGGGGCAAGAGCAACTATCTTCAGACAG AATTGCAGTCCAGGACTACATTGTAGGAGCCTTCCGAAAGTTTGCCACCGACAATAGCTGCCACGTGACCCTGGTCATTCACCCCCGGAAAGAagatggtgacaaagaactgcaAACAGCATCCATTTTTGGTTCAGCCAAG GCCAGCCAGGAAGCTGACAATGTGTTGATCCTTCAGGACAAGAAGCTGGCAACAGGTCCAGGAAAACGCTACCTACAGGTGGCTAAGAACCGCTTTGATGGAGATGTAGGTGTCTTCCCCCTGGAATTCAATAAGAGCTCACTGACATTTTCACCCCCAGCCAAGGGCAAGTCTCGCCTCAAGAAGGTCAAAGATGAGAATGAACTAGACCCCAAAAAGCCCCCTTCCAGTAAAGGGAGAGAAGCATCTGGCAGGCAGAAGGACAAAGCCCAGCCCCCTCTCTCCTGA
- the MRPL43 gene encoding 39S ribosomal protein L43, mitochondrial isoform X1: MTARGSASRFLGSVLHNGLGRYVQQLQRLSLRVSRDSPASRGAREFVEQHVMDFARRNPGVVLYVTAKKCHVPRVVAEYLNGSVQEVALGNKTAEEIATLIQKLADQSGLEVIRIRKPYHTYNPSIQGQWHPFTNRPPGLGREITASAPNQ, from the exons ATGACGGCCCGCGGCTCTGCGAGCCGCTTCCTGGGCAGCGTCTTACACAACGGATTGGGACGCTACGTGCAGCAGCTGCAACGCCTCAGCCTGAGGGTCAGCCGCGACTCACCTGCGTCCCGCGGAGCCAG GGAGTTTGTGGAGCAGCATGTGATGGACTTTGCGCGGAGAAACCCGGGGGTAGTGCTCTACGTGACCGCCAAGAAATGCCACGTGCCGCGGGTGGTGGCGGAATATC TGAATGGATCTGTCCAGGAGGTAGCTCTCGGTAATAAGACTGCAGAGGAGATTGCCACACTGATCCAGAAGCTGGCTGACCAGTCAGGCCTGGAGGTGATTCGCATCCGGAAACCCTACCACACATACAACCCTAGTATCCAGGGGCAATGGCACCCCTTCACCAACAGGCCCCCCGGGCTGGGCAGGGAAATCACTGCCAGTGCTCCTAACCAATAA